In one Pseudomonas sp. 31-12 genomic region, the following are encoded:
- a CDS encoding TIGR02444 family protein encodes MSSDLWSFSLTTYARPGVEDACLQLQSAGVNVCLLLCGLWLGDRGVACNEQRLQLLRDVAEPWDADVVRPLRALRMQWKAVAKKDAELNTLREQVKTLELEAERHLLLRLERSAQSWPQYEVTDLTVWLEGVTAGAVHLDRDALHQLRVAATGT; translated from the coding sequence ATGTCCTCTGACCTGTGGAGCTTTTCCCTTACCACCTACGCGCGTCCCGGCGTTGAAGACGCCTGCCTGCAATTGCAGTCGGCAGGCGTGAATGTGTGCCTGCTGCTCTGTGGGTTATGGCTGGGAGACCGAGGCGTCGCCTGCAACGAGCAACGATTGCAGCTGCTTCGCGACGTGGCCGAGCCCTGGGATGCCGATGTCGTGCGACCACTGCGAGCATTGCGTATGCAATGGAAAGCCGTCGCGAAAAAGGACGCCGAGCTGAATACGTTGCGCGAACAAGTGAAGACCCTGGAGCTGGAAGCCGAGCGGCATCTGTTGTTGCGGCTGGAGCGATCGGCACAGAGTTGGCCGCAGTATGAGGTGACCGATCTAACGGTCTGGCTGGAAGGTGTGACGGCGGGCGCCGTCCACCTGGACCGCGACGCGCTGCATCAGCTGCGCGTCGCGGCAACCGGCACTTAG
- a CDS encoding ATP-binding cassette domain-containing protein: protein MIRLQNLTLQRGPQRLLEDAELTLHAGHKAGLIGANGAGKSSLFALIRGELHPDSGDCFLPADWRIAHMRQEIETLERLAVDYVLDGDLRLREVQRDLAAAEASHDGAAQARLHSELDSADGYTADARARKLLAGLGFTNEQMDRPVGDFSGGWRMRLNLAQALMCPSDLLLLDEPTNHLDLDAIIWLEDWLKSYPGTLLLISHDRDFLDAVVDHVAHVDQRKITLYRGGYSAFERARAERLAQQQQAYEKQQAQRAHMESYIARFKAQATKARQAQSRIKALERMEELSAAHVDSPFDFVFRESQKISSPLIDLSDARLGYGDKAVLEKVKLQLTPGARIGLLGPNGAGKSTLIKNLAGELSPLAGRLTRGENTVVGYFAQHQLDSLDSKASPLLHLQRLAPTEREQTLRDFLGGFDFRGARIDEPVLNFSGGEKARLALALIAWDRPNLLLLDEPTNHLDLEMRLALTMALQEFSGAVLVVSHDRHLLKSTTDNFYLVADGKVEEFDGDLEDYARWLVDYRQRNAPVSNTPVNPDKTDKKAQRQAAAALRQQLAPHKREADKLEAELGKLHEKLAKIDTSLGDSDIYEPARKNDLRDLLAEQAKLKVREAELEEAWMEALELLESMQAELEALS from the coding sequence ATGATTCGACTTCAGAACCTGACTTTACAGCGTGGCCCTCAACGTCTGCTAGAAGACGCTGAGCTGACCCTGCACGCCGGCCACAAAGCCGGCCTCATCGGTGCCAACGGCGCCGGCAAATCGAGCCTGTTCGCCTTGATCCGGGGCGAACTGCACCCGGACTCGGGTGACTGCTTCCTGCCGGCTGACTGGCGCATCGCCCACATGCGCCAGGAAATCGAGACCCTCGAACGCCTGGCGGTCGACTACGTGCTCGATGGTGACCTGCGCCTGCGTGAGGTGCAACGCGACCTCGCCGCGGCTGAAGCCTCCCATGACGGCGCGGCTCAGGCCCGCCTGCACTCGGAACTCGACAGCGCCGACGGGTACACCGCCGACGCTCGTGCCCGCAAGCTGCTGGCCGGCCTTGGGTTCACCAACGAGCAGATGGATCGTCCGGTAGGAGATTTCTCTGGTGGCTGGAGGATGCGTCTGAACCTGGCGCAGGCTTTGATGTGCCCCTCGGACCTGTTGCTGCTCGACGAACCGACCAACCACTTGGACCTCGACGCCATCATCTGGCTCGAAGATTGGCTGAAAAGCTATCCGGGCACCTTGCTGCTGATTTCCCACGACCGGGACTTCCTCGACGCCGTGGTCGATCACGTCGCCCACGTTGACCAGCGCAAGATCACTCTGTACCGCGGTGGTTATAGCGCCTTCGAACGCGCCCGTGCCGAACGCCTGGCCCAGCAACAGCAAGCCTACGAGAAGCAGCAGGCGCAACGTGCGCACATGGAAAGCTACATCGCCCGTTTCAAGGCCCAGGCCACCAAGGCCCGTCAGGCCCAGAGCCGGATCAAGGCGCTGGAGCGGATGGAGGAACTGTCCGCCGCCCACGTCGATTCGCCGTTCGACTTCGTCTTCCGCGAATCGCAGAAAATCTCCAGCCCGTTGATTGATCTGTCGGATGCTCGCCTGGGTTATGGCGACAAAGCCGTGCTGGAGAAGGTCAAGCTGCAACTGACCCCCGGCGCACGGATCGGTTTGCTCGGCCCGAACGGCGCCGGTAAATCGACCCTGATCAAAAACCTCGCCGGTGAACTGTCGCCGCTGGCCGGTCGCCTGACCCGTGGCGAGAACACGGTCGTGGGCTACTTCGCCCAGCATCAGCTGGACTCTCTCGATTCCAAGGCCAGCCCGTTGCTGCATTTGCAGCGCCTGGCACCGACCGAGCGCGAGCAGACCCTGCGTGATTTCCTTGGCGGTTTCGACTTCCGTGGAGCGCGCATCGATGAGCCGGTGCTGAATTTCTCCGGTGGCGAAAAGGCCCGCCTGGCCCTGGCATTGATTGCCTGGGACCGGCCGAACCTGTTGTTGCTCGACGAACCGACCAACCACCTGGACCTGGAAATGCGCCTCGCGCTGACCATGGCCCTGCAGGAATTCAGTGGCGCAGTGCTGGTGGTCTCCCACGATCGTCATTTGCTCAAAAGCACCACCGACAATTTCTATCTGGTGGCGGACGGCAAGGTCGAGGAGTTCGACGGCGACCTCGAAGACTATGCTCGTTGGCTGGTCGACTACCGTCAGCGCAACGCCCCGGTCAGCAACACCCCGGTCAACCCGGACAAGACCGACAAGAAGGCCCAGCGCCAGGCTGCTGCTGCGTTGCGTCAGCAACTGGCACCGCACAAGCGTGAGGCTGACAAGCTCGAAGCCGAGTTGGGCAAGCTGCACGAGAAACTGGCGAAGATTGATACCAGCCTCGGCGACAGCGACATCTACGAACCGGCGCGCAAGAACGATTTGCGTGATTTGCTGGCTGAACAGGCCAAGCTGAAGGTGCGTGAAGCCGAGCTCGAAGAAGCCTGGATGGAAGCTCTGGAATTGCTCGAAAGCATGCAGGCGGAGCTGGAGGCGTTGTCCTGA
- a CDS encoding YaiI/YqxD family protein: MRVWIDADACPRAAKDLVVKFALKRQYEVVLVAGQPQIKPGLALVKLIVVPSGPDAADDYLVEHAVPGELVICSDVPLADRLVKKGVAALDPRGEEFDAQNMGDRLAVRNLFTDLREQGQMSGGPAPFGEREKQAFANALDRILTRLTRKA, encoded by the coding sequence ATGCGTGTCTGGATCGATGCCGACGCTTGCCCACGGGCGGCCAAGGATCTGGTGGTGAAGTTCGCCCTCAAGCGCCAGTACGAAGTGGTGCTGGTGGCGGGACAGCCGCAGATCAAACCGGGGCTGGCCCTGGTGAAGCTGATCGTGGTGCCCAGCGGTCCGGATGCCGCCGATGATTACCTGGTGGAACACGCGGTGCCGGGTGAGCTGGTGATTTGCAGCGATGTGCCGCTGGCCGACCGGCTGGTGAAAAAGGGCGTTGCCGCGCTGGATCCACGGGGCGAGGAGTTCGATGCGCAGAATATGGGCGATCGGCTGGCGGTGCGTAACCTGTTCACCGATCTGCGTGAACAGGGCCAGATGAGCGGCGGGCCGGCGCCGTTTGGTGAGCGCGAGAAGCAGGCGTTTGCGAATGCGCTGGACCGGATACTCACGCGGCTGACCCGCAAGGCCTGA
- a CDS encoding mechanosensitive ion channel family protein translates to MEAFKLPAGWGEPIWFAAQILLILLAGYIAQRFVAKCLTRLGERYPFPPQLLMPLRGGLRWLIMGSALIFVLERLGVSATVLWTALSGFVAVAAVAFFAMWSVLSNLLCAILIFTVGPFRIGDVVELVDTTDKPGVKGRVVAINLLYTTLIEAEELGTGSAMVQVPNSLFFQRSVRRWRGTDVFPLSGIEK, encoded by the coding sequence ATGGAAGCTTTCAAGCTGCCGGCGGGGTGGGGCGAGCCGATCTGGTTCGCTGCGCAAATCCTGCTGATTCTGTTGGCCGGTTACATCGCCCAACGCTTCGTCGCTAAATGCCTGACTCGCCTGGGTGAACGCTACCCGTTTCCACCGCAGCTGCTGATGCCGCTGCGCGGTGGTTTGCGCTGGCTGATCATGGGCAGTGCGCTGATTTTCGTGCTGGAGCGCCTCGGCGTCTCGGCCACCGTGCTCTGGACCGCGTTGTCCGGGTTTGTGGCGGTGGCGGCGGTGGCGTTCTTCGCCATGTGGAGCGTGCTCTCAAACCTGCTCTGCGCGATCCTGATCTTCACCGTCGGCCCGTTCCGCATCGGTGACGTCGTGGAACTGGTGGACACCACCGACAAGCCCGGCGTCAAAGGTCGGGTGGTGGCGATCAATCTGCTTTACACCACGCTGATTGAAGCGGAAGAACTTGGGACGGGTAGCGCCATGGTGCAAGTGCCCAACAGCCTGTTCTTCCAGCGCTCGGTTCGGCGCTGGCGCGGCACGGATGTGTTTCCGTTGAGCGGGATTGAAAAGTAA
- a CDS encoding cytochrome c/FTR1 family iron permease encodes MTAPSRFLAWLVLPLFALCSFNLLASTVEGAPQALHLLDYIGADYPQTVQAGKVVDESEYREQLEFIKVLQGLIAAMPAKPEKAGLEQGVSTLRNAIDARQDGADVARQARQLGAKLAVTYEVSQAPIITPDPTRGAPLYAQHCSVCHGETGAGDGPAGVGLTPPPANLRDMARVDHLSLYAIYSTLGLGVEGTDMPAFADQLDDRQRWDLATYIASFSADPAAATSEKTYNIADLARQTPAEVQAADGPQAAAMFRAQRAQPPQVKRGPAQLLDYTAATLDKSLLAYRAGDHDQAYDLSVAAYLEGFELVESSLDNVDANVRKDTEKSLMAYRQSLQDGLPVAQAQERLDAAKAKLKESAGLLGSDGLSWSLSYISGLLILLREGLEAILVLAAILAFLRNTGQQSAVRSVNVGWGLALLAGLATWALAAYVIDVSGSQRELLEGATALFAAVMVLWLGVWMHDRRHAAAWQDYIKSSLVGGGGRFGFATLAFFSVYRELFEVILFYETLWLQAGPAGHNAVLAGGATALVLLIGLAWVILRGSQKLPLSLFFSINAGLLCALSVVFAGHGVKALQEAGIFGTRPVPFFDFDWLGIHADAYSLSAQAVAIIAIIVLYGRSWMAEKRRVQVS; translated from the coding sequence ATGACTGCCCCGTCCCGTTTCCTGGCCTGGCTGGTGTTGCCGCTGTTTGCCTTGTGCAGTTTCAATCTGCTGGCTTCCACCGTGGAAGGCGCGCCGCAAGCCCTGCATTTGCTCGATTACATCGGTGCGGATTACCCGCAGACGGTGCAAGCGGGCAAGGTCGTCGACGAGTCCGAATACCGCGAGCAACTGGAATTCATCAAGGTCTTGCAAGGCTTGATCGCCGCGATGCCGGCCAAACCTGAAAAAGCCGGGCTGGAGCAGGGCGTCAGCACGTTGCGCAATGCAATCGATGCCCGTCAGGACGGCGCGGATGTGGCCCGTCAGGCTCGACAACTCGGTGCGAAACTGGCCGTGACTTATGAAGTCAGTCAGGCGCCGATCATTACCCCGGACCCGACCCGTGGTGCGCCGTTGTACGCCCAGCATTGCTCGGTCTGCCATGGCGAAACGGGAGCTGGCGACGGCCCGGCGGGTGTCGGTCTGACGCCGCCGCCGGCCAATCTGCGTGATATGGCGCGCGTGGATCACCTGAGCCTCTACGCGATCTACAGCACCTTGGGCCTGGGTGTCGAAGGCACGGACATGCCGGCCTTCGCCGATCAGCTGGACGATCGTCAGCGTTGGGACCTGGCGACTTACATCGCCAGCTTCAGTGCCGACCCGGCCGCAGCCACATCCGAAAAAACCTACAACATCGCCGATCTCGCTCGTCAGACGCCGGCCGAAGTGCAGGCCGCCGACGGCCCACAAGCCGCCGCGATGTTCCGTGCGCAACGTGCACAGCCGCCGCAGGTCAAGCGTGGCCCGGCGCAGTTGCTTGACTACACCGCTGCCACCCTGGACAAAAGCCTCTTGGCCTACCGTGCCGGCGATCACGATCAAGCCTATGACTTGTCGGTAGCGGCCTATCTGGAAGGCTTCGAACTGGTCGAGAGCTCGCTGGACAACGTCGACGCCAACGTGCGCAAGGACACCGAAAAATCCCTGATGGCTTACCGTCAGTCGTTGCAGGACGGTTTGCCGGTGGCCCAGGCTCAGGAGCGTCTGGACGCGGCCAAGGCCAAGTTGAAGGAGTCCGCCGGGCTGCTGGGCAGCGATGGCTTGAGCTGGTCCTTGAGTTACATCTCCGGATTGCTGATTCTGCTGCGCGAAGGCCTGGAAGCGATTCTGGTGCTGGCGGCGATCCTGGCGTTCCTGCGTAACACCGGCCAGCAGTCGGCGGTGCGCAGCGTCAACGTCGGTTGGGGGCTGGCGCTGTTGGCCGGTCTGGCAACCTGGGCGTTGGCTGCGTACGTGATTGATGTCAGCGGTTCGCAACGTGAATTGCTGGAAGGCGCGACGGCGTTGTTCGCCGCCGTGATGGTGCTTTGGCTCGGCGTGTGGATGCACGACCGTCGCCATGCGGCGGCGTGGCAGGATTACATCAAGAGCAGCCTGGTGGGCGGCGGGGGACGCTTCGGCTTTGCGACGCTGGCGTTTTTCTCGGTGTATCGCGAGCTGTTTGAAGTGATTCTGTTCTACGAGACCCTATGGCTGCAGGCAGGTCCTGCGGGGCATAACGCGGTGTTGGCCGGTGGTGCGACGGCGCTGGTGCTGCTGATCGGGCTGGCGTGGGTGATCCTGCGCGGCTCACAGAAACTGCCGCTGTCGTTGTTCTTCAGCATCAACGCCGGTCTGCTGTGCGCGTTGTCGGTGGTGTTCGCCGGGCATGGTGTGAAGGCGTTGCAGGAAGCCGGGATCTTCGGCACACGGCCGGTGCCGTTCTTTGACTTCGACTGGCTGGGGATTCACGCGGATGCGTATTCGCTGAGTGCTCAGGCGGTGGCGATCATTGCGATCATTGTGTTGTATGGCCGTAGCTGGATGGCGGAGAAGCGGCGGGTGCAGGTTTCTTAA
- the lpoB gene encoding penicillin-binding protein activator LpoB: MFVRVSFLALAVLLIGGCAENRSPVLGSGNISYGDPKAVELITNEFGSTDLQMIAESMTRSLAQSGVLKGRPVVQVYDVMNKTSEYIDTREITTSIKTQLMRSGTARFASDNTDLQSQVDHLKLQNQSGLYKKSTVAKTGNMIAARYRLEGSISSIVKRSNDYKDVFYKFSLQLVDVESGLAEWMDEKEIRKTTER; the protein is encoded by the coding sequence ATGTTTGTACGCGTTTCGTTCCTTGCCCTGGCCGTGCTGCTGATCGGTGGCTGCGCCGAAAACCGCTCGCCGGTATTGGGCAGCGGCAATATCAGCTATGGCGACCCGAAAGCCGTGGAATTGATCACCAACGAATTCGGCTCGACCGACCTGCAAATGATCGCGGAAAGCATGACCCGCTCCCTCGCCCAGTCCGGCGTCCTGAAAGGCCGCCCGGTGGTTCAGGTGTACGACGTGATGAACAAGACCAGCGAATACATCGATACCCGGGAGATCACCACGTCGATCAAAACCCAGCTGATGCGTTCCGGCACCGCGCGCTTTGCCAGCGACAACACGGACCTGCAGAGTCAGGTCGACCATCTGAAATTGCAAAACCAGAGCGGTCTGTACAAAAAGAGCACAGTGGCCAAAACCGGCAACATGATCGCCGCTCGCTATCGCCTGGAAGGCTCGATCAGCTCCATCGTCAAGCGCAGCAACGATTACAAGGACGTCTTCTACAAATTCAGCCTGCAGTTGGTCGATGTCGAAAGCGGGCTGGCCGAGTGGATGGACGAGAAAGAAATCCGCAAGACCACGGAGCGCTAA
- a CDS encoding penicillin-binding protein activator LpoB has product MRAWIGILTLACAVGVQAAPKIAVTDLAYAASVDQYVHVIAARDNHQQDYYGASGSSSYDEYTTQNSYLEQTEIRRFSGDIKGQMLKTGMFQLIQGTPYTASAKSDVYDVIKRIKAGHFKGADYVLFGTLSDIDFTQDMNELANTDSYSAVLALTLVADFSLINTRTYEITSAFTAMGEAQDTKVVNDRDIHVSLNRPRVVRDVSRSLGEDVARQLSEQLGDGSYVPSGQPQPRNDLPPDTAPVILR; this is encoded by the coding sequence ATGCGTGCATGGATTGGCATTTTGACCCTGGCCTGCGCCGTTGGCGTACAGGCGGCCCCGAAAATCGCTGTCACCGACCTTGCCTACGCGGCCAGCGTGGATCAATACGTCCACGTGATCGCGGCCCGGGACAATCATCAGCAGGACTATTACGGCGCCAGTGGCTCGTCCAGTTATGACGAGTACACCACGCAGAACAGCTACCTGGAGCAGACCGAAATCCGCCGCTTCAGTGGTGACATCAAAGGTCAGATGCTCAAGACCGGAATGTTCCAGCTGATCCAGGGCACGCCCTACACCGCCAGCGCCAAAAGCGATGTGTACGACGTGATCAAACGCATCAAGGCTGGCCACTTCAAAGGCGCCGACTACGTGCTGTTCGGCACGCTGTCGGACATCGACTTCACCCAGGACATGAATGAGCTGGCCAATACCGACAGCTATTCGGCGGTGCTGGCACTGACCCTGGTGGCGGATTTCAGCCTGATCAACACCAGGACCTACGAGATCACCTCGGCGTTCACGGCCATGGGCGAAGCCCAGGACACCAAAGTGGTGAATGATCGGGATATCCACGTCTCGCTGAACCGGCCACGGGTGGTGCGGGACGTGTCGAGGTCGTTGGGCGAAGATGTGGCGCGTCAGTTGAGCGAACAGCTGGGGGATGGCAGTTATGTGCCGTCAGGACAACCGCAGCCGCGCAACGACCTGCCGCCGGATACTGCGCCGGTCATCCTGCGCTAA
- a CDS encoding YcfL family protein, with protein sequence MGLKCFAVVALALLAGCATPPPPPEPGSAASKVMATGPIENVAIGPMRMARENGFLTVNTQLSNIDTRNRTLYYRYLWLGAEGFPVTEADTWKSLTLYAEQTSFLPAIAPVPQAVDFRLEINTP encoded by the coding sequence ATGGGATTGAAATGCTTCGCCGTTGTCGCACTGGCCCTGTTGGCCGGTTGCGCCACCCCGCCACCGCCGCCGGAACCGGGCAGTGCCGCGAGCAAAGTCATGGCCACCGGACCGATCGAAAACGTGGCCATCGGCCCGATGCGCATGGCCAGGGAAAACGGTTTCCTGACGGTCAACACGCAGTTGAGCAACATCGACACCCGTAACCGAACGCTCTATTACCGCTATCTTTGGCTGGGGGCAGAAGGTTTTCCGGTGACCGAAGCCGACACCTGGAAAAGCCTGACTCTGTATGCCGAGCAAACGAGTTTTCTGCCGGCCATCGCCCCCGTGCCCCAAGCCGTGGATTTCCGCCTGGAGATCAATACACCGTGA
- the elbB gene encoding isoprenoid biosynthesis glyoxalase ElbB, which translates to MSKKIAVILSGCGVYDGAEIHESVITLLRLDQRGAEVQCFAPNISQLHVINHLTGDEMPESRNVLVESARIARGDIKDIREASVEDFDALIVPGGFGAAKNLSNFAIEGAGCTVQPDVLALTEAFAEAGKPVGLICISPALAAKIYGPGVTCTIGNDADTAAAMNKMGATHQECAVSDIVEDKARKLVCTPAYMLAQSISEAASGINKLVDRVLELTHENDV; encoded by the coding sequence ATGAGCAAAAAAATTGCAGTGATCCTTTCCGGCTGTGGCGTGTACGACGGCGCCGAGATCCACGAAAGTGTGATTACCTTGCTGCGCCTGGACCAGCGCGGCGCCGAGGTGCAGTGCTTTGCCCCCAATATCTCGCAATTGCATGTGATCAATCACCTGACCGGCGACGAAATGCCCGAGTCGCGCAATGTGCTGGTGGAATCGGCGCGGATCGCCCGGGGCGACATCAAGGATATTCGTGAGGCTAGCGTCGAAGACTTCGACGCGCTGATCGTGCCCGGTGGTTTCGGCGCGGCCAAGAACTTGTCGAACTTCGCTATCGAAGGCGCTGGCTGCACCGTTCAACCGGACGTACTGGCGCTGACCGAAGCGTTTGCCGAAGCGGGCAAACCGGTGGGGTTGATCTGCATTTCGCCAGCGCTGGCGGCGAAAATCTATGGCCCGGGCGTGACCTGCACCATCGGCAACGACGCCGATACCGCTGCCGCCATGAACAAGATGGGCGCCACCCACCAGGAATGCGCGGTGAGCGATATCGTCGAAGACAAGGCGCGCAAACTGGTATGCACCCCGGCTTACATGCTGGCGCAGAGCATCAGTGAGGCCGCATCGGGTATCAACAAACTGGTCGACCGCGTGCTCGAACTGACCCACGAAAATGATGTGTAA
- a CDS encoding COG3014 family protein, with protein sequence MATRLRFIFVLSACLLLSGCPTMRDYNAELGETLEYFKAGQLDGAVAVLDRNNPIPPGDLLYHFEKGELLRLTGNLTDSYQQWDYADRLIEGWDNSPLFVPFKTFTEFNSYSANDKVRLYAGYDFERVALTTQMALMLLSGSETELARVMIKKTHEREATIADKRDKQYLELENQAKEEGAAMKFQDLQGYPVATLDAPEVIALKNSYQSAFSHYLAGFIYESLNEKDLAAPGYRQAIELRPNTPLLEQALRNLAKSPLKSGEVDVLLIVQTGLAPARSSVRVPISVDVEGETYITNMSLPILVPDTSTPPVDFVMVDGKKHKLTLLNSFGDMSRRTLRDDMPGIIQRTLHRARSNVEYLAYLKKHRPEKLEETLLQQTQREDADTRGWRTLPDKTLIARLRLKKGQHQLTLPNAPDAAPVRFKVDQTHQAFSLRAVGDRRFAADVALQLDTLPAPQAAISPAQP encoded by the coding sequence ATGGCCACCCGCCTGCGCTTCATATTTGTACTCAGTGCCTGTTTGCTACTGAGCGGCTGTCCCACGATGCGTGACTACAACGCGGAACTGGGCGAAACACTCGAGTATTTCAAGGCCGGGCAGCTCGACGGTGCGGTTGCCGTACTCGACCGCAACAATCCCATTCCCCCGGGCGACTTGCTTTACCACTTCGAAAAAGGCGAATTGCTGCGCCTCACCGGCAATCTCACCGACAGTTATCAACAGTGGGACTACGCCGACCGACTGATCGAAGGGTGGGACAATTCGCCCCTGTTCGTCCCTTTCAAAACATTCACCGAGTTCAACAGTTACAGCGCCAACGACAAGGTGCGGTTATACGCTGGCTACGATTTCGAGAGAGTCGCCCTGACCACGCAAATGGCCCTGATGCTGCTCTCCGGTTCTGAAACGGAACTGGCGCGCGTCATGATCAAGAAAACCCACGAGCGCGAAGCAACCATTGCCGACAAGCGTGACAAGCAATACCTGGAACTGGAAAACCAGGCGAAGGAAGAAGGGGCCGCGATGAAATTCCAGGACCTTCAGGGCTACCCGGTAGCGACCCTCGACGCCCCCGAAGTGATCGCGCTGAAGAACAGCTACCAGAGTGCGTTCAGCCATTACCTCGCCGGTTTCATTTATGAATCGCTGAACGAGAAAGACCTCGCCGCACCGGGCTATCGCCAGGCCATTGAACTGCGCCCCAATACGCCGCTGCTCGAACAAGCTTTGCGCAACCTGGCCAAATCCCCACTGAAGTCGGGCGAGGTCGACGTTTTGCTGATCGTGCAAACCGGCCTGGCGCCCGCGCGCAGCTCGGTGCGCGTGCCAATTTCGGTGGATGTCGAAGGTGAAACCTACATCACCAACATGTCGCTCCCGATCCTTGTCCCCGACACCTCCACGCCACCGGTGGACTTCGTCATGGTGGACGGCAAAAAACACAAACTGACGTTGCTCAACAGCTTTGGCGATATGTCGCGGCGCACCTTGCGTGATGACATGCCGGGCATCATCCAGCGCACGCTCCATCGCGCCCGGTCCAATGTCGAGTACCTGGCCTATCTGAAAAAGCACAGACCCGAGAAACTTGAGGAAACGCTCCTGCAGCAGACGCAACGCGAAGACGCCGATACCCGCGGCTGGCGTACGTTGCCGGACAAGACGCTGATTGCCCGCCTGCGGCTCAAGAAAGGCCAGCACCAACTGACGCTGCCCAACGCACCGGACGCAGCACCGGTCAGGTTCAAGGTGGATCAGACCCACCAGGCCTTCAGCCTGCGCGCCGTGGGTGACCGCCGGTTCGCCGCCGATGTCGCCCTGCAGCTCGACACCCTTCCCGCACCGCAGGCTGCCATCAGCCCTGCCCAACCCTGA
- the rhtB gene encoding homoserine/homoserine lactone efflux protein, protein MELQTWLAFFAACWVISLSPGAGAIASMSSGLQYGFLRGYWNALGLQLGLALQIAIVGAGVGAILTASATAFYAIKWFGVAYLVYLAIKQWRALPSDMSDDAAVRQIGKPLALVFRGFLVNISNPKALVFMLAVLPQFIDPHAPLLAQYLIIGVTMVCVDLIVMAGYTGLASKVLRLLRTPKQQKRMNRTFAGLFIGAAAFMATLRKAAV, encoded by the coding sequence ATGGAGCTTCAAACATGGCTGGCGTTTTTTGCCGCCTGCTGGGTAATCAGCCTGTCTCCCGGTGCCGGCGCCATTGCGTCGATGTCCAGTGGACTGCAATACGGTTTCTTGCGCGGTTACTGGAACGCCCTGGGCCTGCAATTGGGCCTGGCATTGCAGATCGCGATTGTTGGCGCCGGCGTGGGCGCGATTCTCACGGCATCGGCCACGGCTTTCTACGCGATCAAGTGGTTCGGCGTGGCGTACCTGGTTTACCTCGCGATCAAGCAATGGCGCGCACTGCCCAGCGACATGAGCGATGACGCGGCCGTGCGTCAGATTGGCAAGCCGCTGGCGTTGGTGTTCCGTGGATTCCTGGTCAACATCAGCAATCCCAAGGCGCTGGTGTTCATGCTGGCGGTGTTGCCGCAGTTTATTGATCCACACGCGCCGCTGCTGGCCCAATACTTGATCATTGGCGTGACCATGGTCTGTGTCGACCTGATCGTCATGGCCGGCTACACCGGGTTGGCGTCGAAGGTGCTGCGCCTGTTGCGCACGCCCAAGCAGCAAAAACGCATGAACCGCACGTTTGCCGGGCTGTTCATTGGTGCGGCTGCGTTTATGGCGACCCTGCGCAAAGCCGCGGTGTAA